Proteins encoded together in one Quercus lobata isolate SW786 chromosome 3, ValleyOak3.0 Primary Assembly, whole genome shotgun sequence window:
- the LOC115982070 gene encoding chitinase-like protein 1, translated as MLRAKLMEFKFKWCILLTILAFTLVLVNCGDSNSLNGPYNMGVLVPSLRFCPLCHTNPPRSQATTGGNRYFRGGRGLKACCGGAVTDYFHTHQFENMFSNRNSLEVETNAKGKSFRDYDSFITASAQYQPYGFGTTYMNQKFMGTKEVAAFLAHVATRTSCEHKVASREQLARGLCNNKEINSNLYNYCDQHYKDTYPCAPGIAYYGRGALPIYWNYNYGEAGKDLKVDLLNHPEYIEQNATLAFQVAIWRWMTPIKKHQPSAHNVFIGYWTPTKNDTLAKRVSGFGATMNVLYGDLICGQVDNNSMNNIISHYLHYLDLMGVGREEAGPHEVLSCAKQVAFNPSFSSSP; from the exons ATGTTACGTGCAAAATTAATggagtttaaatttaaatggtGTATTCTCTTGACAATATTGGCGTTTACATTAGTGCTTGTGAATTGTGGCGACTCTAATTCGTTGAATGGCCCATACAACATGGGAGTTTTGGTTCCGAGTCTGAGGTTCTGTCCTTTGTGCCACACGAATCCACCGCGTTCACAGGCAACAACCGGAGGTAATAGATATTTTCGGGGCGGCCGAGGACTAAAAGCATGCTGTGGCGGCGCTGTTACTGACTACTTCCACACACACCAGTTTGAGAACATGTTCTCAAACCGTAACTCGCTTGAGGTTGAGACCAACGCAAAGGGAAAGAGCTTCCGGGACTATGACTCTTTTATTACTGCCTCTGCTCAATACCAGCCCTATGGCTTTGGTACTACCTACATGAACCAGAAGTTCATGGGAACCAAAGAAGTGGCAGCTTTTCTGGCCCATGTTGCCACCAGAACCTCCT GTGAACATAAAGTTGCTTCCAGGGAACAATTAGCCAGAGGTCTCTGCAATAACAAGGAAATTAATTCCAACTTGTACAATTACTGTGATCAGCACTACAAAGACACTTATCCATGCGCCCCTGGAATTGCATACTATGGTCGGGGTGCTCTACCGATATATTG GAACTATAATTACGGAGAAGCAGGTAAAGATTTGAAGGTGGATTTGTTGAACCATCCAGAGTACATTGAACAAAATGCTACCTTGGCCTTCCAAGTTGCAATTTGGAGGTGGATGACGCCAATTAAGAAGCATCAGCCTTCAGCACATAATGTCTTTATAGGTTACTGGACACCCACCAAAAATGACACTTTGGCCAAGAGAGTTTCTGGTTTTGGTGCTACTATGAATGTGCTCTACGGAGATCTTATTTGTGGTCAAGTTGATAATAATTCCATGAACAACATCATCTCCCATTACTTACATTACCTTGATCTTATGGGTGTTGGTCGAGAAGAAGCAGGGCCTCACGAAGTGCTTAGCTGTGCTAAGCAGGTTGCTTTCAATCCATCTTTTTCCTCATCTCCTTGA